A genomic segment from Acipenser ruthenus chromosome 5, fAciRut3.2 maternal haplotype, whole genome shotgun sequence encodes:
- the cfap206 gene encoding cilia- and flagella-associated protein 206 — protein sequence MSRAQAESVIKNIIREIGQECGAKGQAVSETLVAFMVKAVVLDPRNQFNVDRTLTKSDVQKLIKLCVDRLLDPKSLSLDTIKMQVYFDMNYTSRGEFLDEHRRVLESRLAPVSREITDSRARTREELESLYRKTVSFLVLRSGLGSPTDITTVRETTAALQSVFPQSELSTFLSLNKRDKERQLNELTMIVTGIRLFNKDCGKGGDCIDDLPAILNEAVPATCKHIESELQDSQQLAYSYTALIEKLDSKDNLGRDHEIHPHLLKKALYNVRQHEAFLQMIVSDVITCAQQVEKLQKELGARMEQLKSTVKAKTAVPTAQVFPHFIALSNYWSGFQDEMVLLSILSNIVTHLRPFQGNLSELLPQRDIEPLLEGEEVRSDEERMKGTAGERINPSEYKKQDWLFPETTVNFDRLPLQYRGICGYTLVEKDGLLLSGNPSIGILKHKEKYYIFSSKVAACAFAANPDEYIALIAEKAKQCAELIQLLELHHQFASASHYAEAKAGDMLMVKPITKSDSSTQTDTHIVEPNIVKSYEWNEWELRRKAIKLANLRTKVTRSMQTNLSHIRRDNISQVYLPKEAGSQTKKHGASSVPKPQIYLAGLRGHMSKTPHIVQTNLTRAVDES from the exons ATGTCGCGTGCTCAGGCTGAAAGTGTCATCAAGAACATCATTCGAGAAATTGGTCAAGAATGTGGTGCTAAAGGACAAGCTGTGTCAGAGACTCTGGTCGCTTTCATG GTAAAAGCTGTAGTTTTGGATCCGAGAAACCAATTCAACGTTGACAGAACACTTACAAAGAGCGATGTCCAGAAGCTTATCAAG CTCTGTGTGGACAGACTACTTGATCCAAAAAGCCTGTCTCTTGATACAATCAAAATGCAGGTTTACTTTGATATGAATTACACAAGCAGGG GAGAGTTCTTGGATGAGCACCGGCGCGTGCTGGAGTCCAGACTAGCTCCAGTGAGTCGAGAGATCACAGACAGCCGTGCGCGGACTCGAGAGGAGCTGGAGAGCCTGTATCGCAAGACTGTCAGCTTCCTGGTTCTGCGTTCAGGGCTGGGGTCCCCCACTGACATCACCACAGTGCGAGAGACAACCG CGGCCCTTCAGAGTGTGTTCCCCCAGTCTGAGTTGAGCACCTTCCTGTCCCTCAATAAGAGGGATAAAGAGCGGCAGCTGAATGAACTCACCATGATCGTCACAGGGATCCGGCTCTTCAACAAGGACTGTGGAAAGGGAGGGGACTGCATTGATGACT TGCCTGCAATCCTAAATGAAGCTGTTCCAGCGACCTGCAAACACATTGAATCAGAACTACAGGACTCCCAGCAACTAGCATACAGCTACACAGCTCTCATTGAGAAACTGGACAGCAAGGACAACTTGGGCAGAGATCATGAAATACATCCGCACCTGTTGAAAAAAGCATTATATAACGTTCGACAACATGAAGCATTCTTGCAAATGATTGTG TCTGACGTGATCACATGTGCACAGCAAGTGGAAAAGCTGCAGAAAGAGCTTGGAGCAAGGATGGAACAGTTGAAATCCACAGTGAAGGCTAAGACTGCTGTTCCCACAGCACAGGTCTTT CCCCATTTTATAGCGCTGTCAAACTATTGGTCAGGGTTCCAGGACGAGATGGTGCTGCTGAGTATTCTCAGTAACATTGTGACCCACCTGCGACCCTTCCAGGGTAACCTCTCAGAACTCCTCCCACAAAGAGACATTGAGCCCCTGCTGGAAGGGGAGGAGGTCAGAAGTGATGAGGAGAGGATGAAGGGAACCGCAG GAGAGCGTATTAACCCTTCGGAGTATAAAAAACAAGACTGGCTCTTCCCTGAGACTACAGTTAACTTTGACAGACTGCCTCTTCAGTACAGGGGCATTTGCGGATATACACTTGTTGAGAAGGACGGCCTCTTATTGTCAG gtaatCCAAGTATTGGAATTTTGAAACACAAGGAAAAGTACTACATCTTTAGTTCCAAGGTGGCAGCATGTGCATTTGCTGCAAACCCAGATGAATATATTGCATTGATAGCAGAAAAGGCTAAACAGTGCGCTGAGCTAATTCAGCTGTTAGAGCTCCATCATCAGTTTGCATCTGCCTCCCACTACGCAGAG GCTAAAGCTGGAGACATGCTGATGGTAAAACCAATTACAAAGAGTGACAGCAGTACACAAACAGACACCCACATAGTAGAACCAAACATCGTCAAATCATATGAGTGGAATGAGTGGGAGCTCCGAAGAAAAGCAATTAAACTG GCCAATTTGCGGACTAAAGTGACCCGCTCGATGCAGACGAATCTGAGCCACATTAGAAGGGATAACATCTCTCAGGTCTACCTTCCGAAGGAGGCTGGCAGCCAGACCAAGAAGCATGGAGCGAGCAGTGTGCCCAAGCCTCAGATTTACCTGGCTGGGCTCCGGGGACACATGTCCAAAACACCCCACATAGTTCAAACTAATTTAACTAGAGCTGTTGATGAATCATAA